A genomic stretch from Telmatocola sphagniphila includes:
- a CDS encoding cytochrome P460 family protein: MFKHRKFHYGKFPGAAAVLIVTMQLFTAGCVASRTDSLEDAVNEQEKTPAAVSNSIPVSANHADESTSPIFGVSIPDGYRHWELISVSQDSGRNVLKGILGNELSTKAYQDKTIPFPDGSTLVKLTWKRESLSGFENVFVAGPSTMVEVMVKDSKKYAETGGWGFGRFIDGKPASEAQHKSCFECHSRDAKFKNYDFVFTHRAP; the protein is encoded by the coding sequence GTGTTTAAACATCGCAAATTCCACTATGGCAAGTTTCCAGGCGCAGCCGCAGTGCTGATCGTCACCATGCAACTCTTCACAGCGGGATGCGTGGCATCCAGAACAGACAGTCTTGAAGATGCCGTGAATGAACAAGAAAAAACACCTGCGGCAGTATCGAATTCCATACCCGTTTCGGCAAACCATGCCGATGAATCAACCTCACCCATTTTCGGAGTAAGCATACCCGATGGTTATCGGCATTGGGAATTAATTTCCGTGTCCCAGGATTCGGGCAGAAACGTACTCAAAGGTATTTTAGGAAACGAGCTCTCGACCAAGGCCTATCAAGACAAGACGATTCCTTTTCCAGATGGGTCAACTCTCGTCAAGCTCACCTGGAAGCGTGAATCGTTAAGTGGATTTGAAAATGTGTTTGTTGCGGGTCCCTCGACCATGGTTGAGGTTATGGTTAAAGATTCGAAGAAATATGCAGAAACAGGTGGATGGGGCTTCGGTCGATTTATCGATGGCAAACCCGCTAGCGAGGCACAACACAAAAGCTGTTTCGAGTGCCACTCCCGCGACGCAAAATTCAAAAATTATGACTTTGTTTTTACCCATCGTGCCCCCTGA
- a CDS encoding Ohr family peroxiredoxin — protein sequence MESRKSSPIRTRKEVLYTARVVTTCGREGASRSSDGRLDVKYSRPESGGIGTNPEQLFAACWSASFEGAMAIIARKMKITIPEELAIEAEVDLCSSDKGFFLQARLNISLPDLDHKVALTLVNAAHLNCPYSKAVKGNVGVEINLV from the coding sequence CACTAGAAAAGAAGTCTTGTACACGGCAAGAGTGGTCACCACGTGTGGTCGGGAAGGTGCATCCCGCAGTTCGGATGGTCGACTCGATGTCAAATATTCGCGACCTGAGTCCGGAGGCATAGGTACTAATCCAGAGCAACTGTTCGCCGCCTGTTGGTCTGCTAGCTTCGAAGGGGCAATGGCGATCATAGCACGCAAGATGAAGATTACCATCCCAGAAGAACTAGCCATTGAGGCGGAAGTGGACTTGTGTTCAAGCGATAAGGGCTTCTTCCTCCAGGCTCGGCTCAATATCTCTCTTCCAGATTTGGATCACAAGGTCGCTTTGACGTTGGTAAACGCGGCTCATCTGAATTGTCCTTATTCCAAAGCCGTCAAAGGAAACGTTGGAGTGGAGATTAACCTCGTCTAA